The following proteins are co-located in the Spirosoma montaniterrae genome:
- a CDS encoding SusD/RagB family nutrient-binding outer membrane lipoprotein, with amino-acid sequence MKKLLFASLTLATLSTGCFKNSDLNIDPNRSTTVDPALLFSGASTQFSLLRVAELTWPVALMNQMWASGGRWGLAQAQYDQTRIRTAWGRTYTDVLKNLDVAIRVAEQAQPVNKNAVAQCKILKAFAYSQTSLLWGDIPFSEAASGQVDLPKFDKQADVLNGCIALLDEAIAQIDPASKGIIAPNDLYYGGDMAKWRKFANSLKLRILFSMVDADPSKGAAIGQLISGGNLIASNADAMQFRYFNQPGRQNPRFSFTAIFRGGVQSDWYCSKPVYDLLVSLNDPRIPYFFQPGPAAGPNEYIALNSVETYTTKSALVNMNLLRPDLPEVSFSYSEQLLFEAEAIARGFAPGGFGLATQRMRAGVRESLLSFGVPAAQADTYANGLPALTAANHRTTLSQQQYLDLFMRPVEGWTQHRRSGVIGQEVPAMSAPQGAPVSGLVRRLLYRSEEINSNPNTPTGLAVDAPQWFDK; translated from the coding sequence ATGAAAAAACTACTCTTCGCCAGCCTGACGCTGGCAACCCTCTCTACCGGCTGTTTTAAAAACAGCGACCTCAACATCGACCCCAACCGCTCGACAACGGTTGACCCGGCCCTGCTATTTTCGGGAGCCAGTACACAGTTTTCGCTGCTGCGCGTGGCCGAACTGACCTGGCCCGTCGCGCTCATGAACCAGATGTGGGCGTCGGGCGGTCGGTGGGGGCTGGCGCAGGCCCAGTACGATCAGACCCGTATCCGCACAGCCTGGGGGCGCACCTACACCGACGTGCTGAAAAACCTCGACGTAGCCATTCGCGTGGCCGAACAGGCTCAGCCAGTCAACAAAAATGCCGTGGCGCAGTGTAAGATTCTGAAGGCGTTTGCGTATTCACAAACGTCGCTGCTCTGGGGCGACATTCCGTTTTCGGAGGCCGCGTCGGGGCAGGTCGATCTGCCGAAATTCGACAAACAGGCCGACGTGCTGAACGGCTGTATTGCCCTGCTCGATGAAGCCATTGCCCAAATCGACCCGGCCAGCAAGGGCATCATTGCGCCTAATGATCTGTATTACGGGGGCGACATGGCGAAATGGCGCAAGTTTGCCAACTCGCTCAAACTCCGCATCCTATTCTCGATGGTCGATGCCGACCCGTCGAAGGGTGCGGCCATTGGTCAGCTAATTTCGGGCGGCAATTTGATTGCGTCGAACGCTGACGCAATGCAGTTTCGGTACTTCAACCAACCCGGTCGGCAGAACCCGCGCTTCTCGTTCACGGCCATTTTTCGGGGCGGGGTTCAGTCGGACTGGTATTGCTCAAAACCCGTGTACGACCTGCTCGTTTCGCTCAACGACCCGCGCATTCCGTACTTTTTCCAGCCTGGCCCGGCGGCTGGCCCTAACGAGTACATTGCCCTGAACAGCGTAGAAACGTACACCACCAAATCGGCGTTGGTGAACATGAACCTGCTGCGCCCCGACCTGCCCGAGGTGTCGTTCTCCTATTCGGAGCAACTGCTGTTCGAGGCCGAAGCCATCGCTCGTGGGTTTGCGCCGGGCGGCTTCGGTCTGGCTACGCAGCGGATGCGGGCGGGCGTTCGGGAGTCGCTGCTGTCGTTTGGCGTACCAGCCGCGCAGGCCGACACCTACGCCAACGGTCTGCCCGCACTCACAGCCGCCAATCATCGCACGACGCTATCGCAACAGCAATACCTCGACCTGTTCATGCGCCCCGTGGAAGGCTGGACCCAGCATCGCCGGTCGGGGGTAATCGGGCAGGAGGTTCCGGCCATGAGTGCCCCACAGGGCGCACCCGTCTCGGGCCTTGTGCGCCGGTTGTTATACCGCAGCGAAGAGATCAACTCCAATCCAAACACGCCAACAGGCTTGGCGGTAGATGCTCCGCAATGGTTTGATAAATAG
- a CDS encoding DinB family protein → MNRFLQPLLLIVALTMLSSYRPMTSVSQLVADWQRAKDYTKEYLDAMPEDGTGYKPTPDVRSFAEQMLHLASANFGFAASATGKPNPYTGKSLEKMDDLKTKAALTKVVMESYDFVIDGLKGLTDAQLAENVKMGNREIPRELAYAKAFEHQTHHRGQATVYLRMKGVKPPNEKLF, encoded by the coding sequence ATGAACCGTTTCCTGCAACCCCTGCTGCTCATCGTTGCGCTGACGATGTTGAGCAGCTACCGGCCCATGACCAGCGTTAGTCAGTTGGTGGCCGACTGGCAGCGTGCCAAAGACTACACGAAGGAGTACCTCGATGCCATGCCTGAAGACGGTACGGGTTACAAGCCCACGCCCGACGTGCGCAGTTTTGCCGAGCAGATGTTGCACTTAGCCAGTGCGAACTTCGGTTTTGCTGCCAGTGCAACCGGCAAGCCCAATCCGTATACGGGTAAGAGTCTGGAGAAAATGGACGACCTGAAGACTAAAGCCGCGCTGACGAAAGTGGTCATGGAAAGCTATGACTTCGTTATCGACGGGCTGAAAGGGCTGACAGACGCGCAGTTAGCGGAGAACGTAAAAATGGGCAACCGTGAAATACCGCGCGAGCTGGCCTATGCCAAAGCGTTTGAACACCAGACGCATCACCGGGGACAAGCAACCGTATACCTGCGCATGAAAGGTGTTAAGCCGCCGAATGAAAAGTTGTTTTGA
- a CDS encoding DnaJ C-terminal domain-containing protein codes for MDFIDYYSVLGVSKDASDEDIRKAYRKLARKHHPDLNPNDAEANKRFQQLNEANEVLIDPDKRKKYDQYGKDWQHAEQFEQFRRQQQHNRTQAQSSADEYDFSDGFGGADFSDFLSSLFGQEGRPGGSGFGGRQATFRGSDYQAELHLSLRDAYATHQHTLTVDGKNIRITVPAGIENGQKIKLAGYGAPGVNGGPNGDLYITFVIADDPRYKRQGNDLYVTEDINLYTAVLGGEKIIDTLNGRVKVTVMPGAQNGAKVRLKGKGFPVYKQDGAFGDLYVQWNVALPTNLTDEQKRLFQQLRQLS; via the coding sequence ATGGACTTCATCGATTATTACAGCGTGCTGGGCGTATCGAAAGATGCGTCGGACGAAGACATCAGGAAGGCGTATCGAAAGCTGGCTCGTAAGCACCACCCCGACCTGAACCCCAATGATGCCGAAGCCAACAAGCGGTTTCAGCAACTCAACGAAGCCAACGAAGTGTTGATCGACCCCGACAAGCGTAAGAAATATGATCAGTACGGCAAAGACTGGCAACACGCCGAGCAGTTCGAGCAATTTCGGCGACAACAGCAGCACAACCGCACGCAGGCACAGAGCAGCGCGGATGAGTATGACTTTTCGGACGGGTTTGGCGGAGCCGATTTCTCCGACTTTCTGTCGTCGCTGTTTGGGCAGGAGGGCCGCCCCGGAGGGAGTGGCTTCGGTGGTCGGCAGGCTACGTTCCGGGGTAGCGACTACCAGGCCGAACTGCACCTGAGCCTGCGCGATGCCTACGCCACGCATCAGCACACGCTGACCGTTGATGGTAAAAACATCCGCATCACGGTTCCGGCGGGCATCGAAAACGGCCAGAAAATCAAGTTGGCAGGCTATGGCGCACCCGGCGTTAACGGCGGACCCAACGGCGACCTCTACATCACGTTCGTCATTGCTGATGACCCGCGCTACAAACGGCAGGGCAACGACCTCTACGTAACCGAAGACATCAACCTGTACACAGCAGTGCTGGGGGGCGAGAAAATCATTGACACGCTGAACGGACGAGTAAAAGTTACCGTAATGCCCGGAGCGCAGAACGGCGCGAAAGTACGACTGAAGGGCAAGGGCTTTCCAGTATATAAGCAGGACGGCGCGTTCGGCGACCTCTACGTACAGTGGAACGTGGCACTGCCCACAAACCTGACCGACGAGCAGAAACGACTCTTTCAGCAACTCCGCCAACTTAGCTAA
- a CDS encoding chaperone modulator CbpM, with amino-acid sequence MQPNQLISIQEFCQYNRVDVGFIDHLTQQGLIETTTVGQVLYVQVEHLPRLEKFVRLHVDLSIHPDDLDIVSNLLEQVESLQQELTRVRNRLAFYES; translated from the coding sequence ATGCAACCCAATCAACTCATTTCTATTCAGGAATTTTGTCAGTACAACCGCGTTGACGTGGGCTTCATCGACCACTTGACGCAACAGGGTTTAATTGAAACCACCACCGTTGGGCAGGTGCTGTACGTGCAGGTGGAGCACCTGCCGCGCTTAGAAAAGTTTGTGCGGCTCCATGTAGACCTGTCTATTCACCCCGACGACCTCGACATTGTCAGTAACCTGCTGGAGCAGGTAGAAAGCCTGCAACAGGAGTTGACACGGGTGCGAAACCGGCTGGCGTTTTACGAATCGTAG
- a CDS encoding putative toxin-antitoxin system toxin component, PIN family has protein sequence MIRVVVDTNCLLASIPPNSSGYALYLAFEAEQIEWVVSNEIITEYEEKLAQKYSPATANLILTILTLAPNTLFQEAYYKWQLIERDHDDDKFVDVAIASNANYLVTNDHHFDVLKTDGNLLLRVVTLQEFLNILDEIN, from the coding sequence ATGATCCGAGTTGTGGTTGACACTAATTGCTTGCTGGCCTCGATCCCGCCCAACAGTTCTGGTTATGCACTTTACCTTGCTTTTGAAGCCGAACAAATTGAGTGGGTCGTCAGTAACGAGATTATAACGGAGTACGAAGAAAAACTCGCTCAGAAGTATTCTCCAGCAACGGCTAATTTAATATTAACCATCCTTACGCTTGCTCCTAACACACTATTTCAGGAAGCATATTATAAGTGGCAACTTATTGAACGTGATCATGACGATGATAAGTTTGTAGATGTAGCTATTGCATCAAACGCCAATTACTTAGTTACCAACGATCATCATTTTGACGTACTGAAAACTGATGGAAACCTGTTGCTGAGAGTTGTCACCTTACAAGAATTTCTCAATATCCTCGATGAAATCAACTAA
- a CDS encoding OPT family oligopeptide transporter: MNQPLPTHKPFVPASESPAEFTLKAIITGAVFGVLFGAATVYLSLKAGLSVSASIPIAVLAISLGRRFLNTTILENNIIQTTGSAGESIASGVVFTMPGFLFLTNGPSEESGGADFFNYWTILTLAILGGLLGTLMMVPLRRSLIVQEHGTLPYPEGTACASVLIAGERGGDFAKTAYQGLGVALLYAFLQKVLHLIAEVPVWATKQTNRYFPSAQVSGEITPEYLGVGYIIGFKISAVLVGGGILAWLGLIPLLASVVPGDTIALQLQKLGYLANLQTAGGPGGWNPQTHTFADTAAAVYRAYIRQIGAGAVTAGGFMTLLKTIPTIVSSFRQTFNPTPVPSPLGRGEEREASYASPLPNGEGTGVGSPRTEQDLSVRVVIIGSLVLVALMVLLPQVPGDSLLTKLLIAVLVVVFGFFFVTVASRIVGLIGSSSSPVSGMTIATIMGTSLVFIAFGLTGKAFEPAVLVVGSMICVAAANAGATSQDLKTGYLVGATPRYQQMALFIGVIVSSLVVGATVKILDTPTPDLVAQGITHAIGSDKFPAPQGTLMATLIKGLLSFNLDWQFVLVGAFIAFVFELVGVSALAFAVGLYLPLSTTLPIFAGGFVKRIVEWNAKRTGTEEEDADLGKGNLFATGLVAGGALAGVAVALLSVNDNVYNALASLTLEPALAGVLGEGGYMLLGALAFAGLAMLLGRVAMKRS; the protein is encoded by the coding sequence ATGAACCAACCCTTACCTACCCACAAACCGTTCGTCCCGGCTTCCGAATCGCCGGCTGAGTTTACGCTGAAAGCCATCATCACGGGCGCGGTGTTTGGCGTCCTGTTCGGAGCCGCTACGGTCTATCTGTCGCTGAAAGCCGGGCTGTCGGTGTCGGCGTCGATCCCGATTGCGGTGCTGGCTATTTCGCTCGGTCGGCGGTTTCTGAATACTACGATTCTGGAGAACAACATCATCCAAACTACGGGTTCGGCGGGTGAAAGCATCGCGTCGGGCGTGGTATTTACGATGCCGGGGTTTCTATTCCTGACCAACGGCCCGTCCGAGGAGTCGGGTGGGGCCGACTTTTTCAACTACTGGACCATTCTGACGCTGGCGATTCTGGGCGGGCTGCTCGGCACGCTCATGATGGTGCCGCTGCGCCGGTCGCTGATTGTGCAGGAACACGGTACGTTGCCCTATCCCGAAGGAACGGCCTGCGCGTCGGTGCTGATTGCGGGCGAACGCGGGGGCGACTTCGCCAAAACGGCTTATCAGGGGTTGGGTGTGGCTTTGTTGTACGCGTTCCTGCAAAAGGTGCTGCACCTGATTGCCGAAGTACCGGTCTGGGCCACCAAACAAACAAATCGCTACTTTCCGTCGGCGCAGGTATCGGGCGAGATTACGCCGGAGTACCTGGGCGTGGGCTACATCATTGGATTTAAGATTTCGGCGGTGCTGGTCGGCGGGGGGATTCTGGCGTGGCTGGGGTTGATTCCGCTGCTGGCGTCGGTGGTGCCGGGCGATACCATTGCGCTACAACTGCAAAAACTCGGCTACTTAGCCAACCTGCAAACGGCGGGCGGGCCGGGCGGCTGGAATCCGCAGACGCACACCTTCGCCGACACAGCCGCAGCCGTGTACCGAGCCTACATCCGACAGATTGGGGCCGGGGCCGTAACGGCGGGTGGGTTCATGACACTACTGAAAACCATTCCAACCATCGTGTCGTCGTTTCGGCAAACGTTTAACCCCACCCCCGTCCCCTCCCCGTTAGGGAGGGGTGAGGAACGCGAAGCTTCATACGCTTCACCCCTCCCTAACGGGGAGGGGACGGGGGTGGGGTCTCCGCGCACCGAGCAGGACCTCTCTGTACGTGTAGTAATTATCGGCAGTCTGGTTCTGGTGGCGTTGATGGTACTGCTGCCGCAGGTGCCGGGCGATTCGCTCTTGACCAAACTGCTCATTGCGGTGCTGGTGGTGGTGTTCGGTTTCTTTTTCGTAACGGTTGCCAGCCGGATTGTGGGGTTAATTGGGTCGAGTTCGTCGCCGGTGTCGGGCATGACGATTGCTACCATCATGGGCACGTCGCTGGTATTCATCGCGTTTGGCCTGACGGGCAAGGCGTTTGAACCCGCTGTGCTGGTGGTGGGCAGCATGATTTGTGTAGCGGCTGCCAACGCCGGAGCCACGTCGCAGGACCTCAAAACGGGTTATTTAGTGGGTGCTACGCCCCGCTACCAGCAGATGGCGTTATTCATCGGCGTTATCGTGTCGTCGCTCGTAGTGGGTGCTACGGTCAAAATTCTCGACACGCCCACGCCCGATTTAGTGGCGCAGGGCATTACGCATGCCATTGGCTCCGACAAATTTCCGGCACCGCAGGGTACGCTCATGGCAACGCTCATCAAAGGGCTACTGTCGTTCAACCTCGACTGGCAGTTTGTGCTTGTTGGCGCGTTCATTGCGTTCGTGTTCGAGTTGGTGGGCGTGAGCGCACTGGCGTTTGCTGTTGGGCTGTACCTGCCGCTGTCCACGACGTTGCCGATTTTCGCGGGTGGATTCGTGAAGCGTATTGTCGAATGGAACGCCAAACGTACCGGCACCGAAGAAGAAGACGCTGACTTGGGTAAAGGCAATCTCTTCGCGACGGGCCTGGTGGCCGGTGGTGCGCTGGCGGGCGTGGCCGTGGCTCTGCTCTCGGTCAATGACAACGTATACAACGCGCTGGCGAGTCTGACGCTCGAACCGGCACTGGCGGGTGTACTGGGCGAAGGCGGGTATATGTTGCTCGGTGCGCTGGCGTTCGCTGGCCTGGCGATGCTGCTGGGGCGTGTGGCGATGAAACGGAGTTAA
- a CDS encoding TIGR04255 family protein, with protein sequence MKLPRKIDDRLKDAIVNIQFVPGVPAETVLGYAHAHLNTLFDTVTADPFPAFSLQANSLMIDQRSVYFLSKDRKVRIDINGQSITFNVNQGYPGWAEYRNVIADCLNALGAGNVIKQFTRLGIRYISQFDDVQIADSINIDLAIRSVPAERRGQIRVEFVHQGFQVIVTLVDRYPTEVRSPLPSAPGFFSLVDIDVIKFYATERPIDQQTLLTDIDTAHHEQKVLFFELLKDSFLQTLNPQY encoded by the coding sequence ATGAAATTACCCCGGAAAATTGACGACCGCCTTAAAGATGCCATTGTCAATATACAGTTCGTTCCGGGTGTTCCTGCCGAGACGGTTCTGGGTTATGCACATGCACACCTGAACACCTTGTTTGACACAGTAACAGCAGACCCTTTCCCGGCTTTTAGCCTTCAGGCAAACAGCTTAATGATTGACCAACGGTCCGTCTATTTCTTGTCAAAAGATCGAAAAGTCAGAATTGACATTAATGGCCAATCTATTACGTTTAATGTAAATCAAGGCTATCCTGGCTGGGCTGAATACCGTAATGTGATTGCCGATTGCCTGAATGCATTGGGAGCCGGAAACGTCATTAAGCAGTTCACCCGCTTAGGCATTCGGTACATTAGTCAGTTCGATGACGTTCAGATTGCCGATTCGATCAATATAGACCTTGCTATTAGATCGGTGCCAGCCGAACGACGTGGACAGATTCGGGTTGAATTTGTGCATCAGGGCTTTCAAGTGATTGTTACGCTGGTCGATAGGTATCCGACCGAAGTACGCTCACCACTGCCATCGGCACCCGGCTTTTTCTCGCTGGTTGATATTGATGTCATAAAGTTCTACGCAACGGAACGGCCTATTGACCAGCAGACGTTATTAACAGACATAGATACGGCTCACCACGAACAAAAGGTGCTGTTCTTTGAGTTGTTAAAAGACAGTTTTTTACAAACTCTTAACCCGCAATACTGA
- a CDS encoding bifunctional YncE family protein/alkaline phosphatase family protein: MSSRLLIYFCLLVAAPVLAQKKAYRHPSDQRTLADTLPAAMPYNRLIDAAGTPLFFGDPKLENHALDIAPLPGNTQLVIEDRYGIAVLDRATRQIVYRWSLSDNAATKGLMSTFSGIEAFIFRGQTYIVWGASERERGKSGVVIATWANGKIGSVALLPFAPAAPAPLSLPNDVAVRVENDECFLYVVLNGSNQLIKVRLSDRSIVWSAPTGVAPFGVALAGNRAFVTNWAGPVPTPDSTGTVETAGVPWGQAYTDPRTGAIARGTVSVIDANSGRVDTELRVGLHPNAILVSPDEQRLYVANGNSDYVSIIDAQARQVTDSIPVGLFGTGNNYVGSTPNALALDSAGTTLYVANGLDNAVAVVDVSQKTPSAVVQGYIPTQAYPGGLVRLGNELYVTNLEATGARSLQPAELGRRDRLSKKAETAYNAHRQLASVSIIPVPNAAELAAYTERVRKLSLQFRLALAQRLPRPGVRPRPVPERIGEPSVFKHVVYIIKENRTYDQVLGDMPEGRGMPSLCVFGDSVTPNQHRLAREFLLLDNYHASGKSSAEGHHWADAAMVTDYTEKSVRGWFRSYPHVLYDALVYNKNGLIWNNALDHGKTVRIYGEACTCQFDKQQYDWQKLYQMRLGRYAGAGTPQTGQPFSYTNTTTIGRVKPILAMDFPGCDDEVINDQMRADAFIRELNETAARPGDQWPNLLIMSLPNDHTAGMSPKFPTPRAMVADNDLAVGRIVEAIQRSRFADSTAIFITEDDSQAGWDHISAYRTTGFVISPYSRLKKTIRTNYNQTSMVRTIEQILGLPPMNVIDATALPMFDCFVDKPDATPYVAMPNRVPLDEMNKPLSLLRGKALRYARASVEEAEEGIDTGEDALNNRILWFWARGNAPYPRGKESR, translated from the coding sequence ATGTCGTCTCGCCTGCTTATCTACTTCTGCCTGCTTGTGGCTGCCCCTGTTCTGGCGCAGAAAAAAGCGTATCGGCACCCGTCGGACCAGCGTACTCTGGCCGATACGCTGCCCGCAGCGATGCCTTATAACCGGCTCATCGACGCGGCAGGAACACCCCTGTTTTTCGGCGACCCTAAACTTGAGAATCACGCGCTCGATATTGCTCCCCTGCCCGGAAATACCCAACTCGTTATCGAAGACCGCTACGGAATTGCCGTACTCGACCGGGCTACGCGCCAGATTGTTTATCGCTGGAGTTTGAGCGACAATGCCGCCACAAAGGGTCTGATGAGTACCTTTTCGGGCATCGAAGCCTTCATCTTTCGCGGCCAAACGTACATCGTCTGGGGTGCGTCGGAGCGGGAACGCGGCAAATCGGGCGTGGTCATAGCTACCTGGGCAAACGGGAAGATTGGCTCGGTAGCGTTGCTGCCTTTTGCGCCCGCAGCCCCTGCCCCCCTGTCGCTGCCCAACGACGTGGCCGTGCGCGTGGAGAACGACGAGTGTTTTCTGTATGTGGTGCTGAATGGTAGCAATCAACTCATCAAAGTGCGCCTGTCAGACCGAAGCATCGTCTGGTCGGCACCTACCGGGGTGGCTCCGTTTGGGGTCGCACTCGCGGGCAACCGGGCGTTTGTGACTAACTGGGCCGGGCCCGTGCCAACGCCCGACTCAACCGGCACCGTTGAAACGGCGGGCGTTCCGTGGGGACAAGCCTACACCGACCCGCGCACGGGTGCCATTGCGCGGGGTACAGTGTCGGTGATTGATGCCAACAGCGGTCGGGTCGACACCGAACTGCGGGTCGGTCTGCATCCAAACGCTATTCTGGTCAGCCCCGATGAGCAGCGGCTTTACGTAGCCAACGGCAACAGCGACTACGTCTCAATCATCGACGCACAGGCCCGGCAAGTCACCGATTCGATTCCGGTCGGATTATTCGGCACCGGCAACAACTACGTTGGCAGCACGCCCAATGCCCTCGCGCTCGACTCGGCAGGCACCACGCTGTATGTCGCCAATGGATTGGATAACGCTGTGGCAGTAGTCGACGTGAGCCAGAAAACGCCCTCTGCGGTCGTTCAGGGCTACATTCCGACGCAGGCGTATCCGGGAGGATTAGTTCGGCTGGGCAATGAACTGTACGTAACAAACCTTGAAGCAACGGGCGCGCGGTCGCTTCAGCCCGCCGAGTTGGGTCGACGCGACCGACTGTCTAAAAAAGCAGAAACGGCATACAACGCACACCGGCAGTTGGCGTCGGTATCAATTATTCCTGTGCCAAACGCGGCAGAACTGGCTGCGTACACCGAGCGGGTTCGTAAGCTGAGTTTGCAGTTTCGGCTGGCTCTGGCTCAACGCCTGCCGCGTCCGGGAGTGCGTCCCCGGCCCGTACCGGAGCGCATCGGTGAGCCATCGGTGTTTAAACACGTGGTGTACATCATCAAAGAAAATCGCACCTACGATCAGGTACTGGGCGACATGCCCGAAGGGCGCGGTATGCCGTCGCTGTGTGTTTTTGGCGACAGCGTGACGCCCAATCAGCACCGGCTGGCGCGGGAGTTTTTGTTGCTCGATAACTACCATGCGTCGGGCAAATCGTCGGCAGAAGGCCACCACTGGGCCGATGCTGCTATGGTGACGGATTACACCGAGAAGAGCGTTCGCGGCTGGTTTCGGTCGTATCCGCACGTACTCTACGACGCGCTGGTGTATAACAAAAACGGCCTCATCTGGAACAATGCCCTCGACCACGGCAAAACGGTACGCATTTACGGCGAAGCCTGCACCTGCCAATTCGACAAACAACAATACGACTGGCAGAAACTGTACCAAATGCGCCTGGGCCGGTACGCCGGAGCGGGCACTCCGCAAACGGGACAACCTTTCTCGTACACCAATACCACAACGATTGGTCGCGTAAAACCGATTCTGGCGATGGATTTTCCCGGCTGCGACGACGAAGTAATTAACGATCAGATGCGGGCCGACGCCTTTATCCGCGAACTGAACGAAACGGCGGCCCGCCCCGGCGACCAATGGCCGAATCTGCTCATCATGTCGCTCCCCAACGATCATACGGCGGGCATGAGTCCCAAATTCCCGACTCCGCGTGCTATGGTGGCCGACAACGATCTGGCTGTTGGGCGGATTGTAGAGGCCATTCAGCGGAGTCGTTTTGCCGACAGTACCGCTATTTTTATTACCGAAGACGACTCACAGGCGGGTTGGGACCATATCTCGGCCTACCGTACTACGGGCTTCGTCATCAGCCCCTACTCGCGGCTGAAAAAAACGATTCGCACCAATTACAACCAAACGTCGATGGTGCGTACCATCGAGCAGATTCTGGGTCTGCCGCCAATGAACGTCATCGATGCCACAGCCCTGCCCATGTTCGACTGTTTTGTTGACAAACCCGATGCTACGCCGTATGTGGCCATGCCAAACCGGGTTCCACTCGATGAGATGAATAAACCGCTTTCGCTATTACGGGGTAAGGCATTGCGCTACGCCCGCGCATCGGTCGAAGAAGCTGAAGAGGGTATCGATACGGGCGAAGATGCCCTGAACAACCGGATTTTGTGGTTTTGGGCGCGGGGCAATGCACCCTACCCGCGTGGTAAAGAAAGTCGTTGA